From the genome of Trypanosoma brucei brucei TREU927 chromosome 11 chr11_scaffold01 genomic scaffold, whole genome shotgun sequence:
ACTCATGTACGAAACCTTCCATTCTTCCATACAaactctcttttccccttttcctttacttatTTCTTTGAAAACgtcttttatcttttctttcttttttttttttacataaactgcagcagtagcagtagtggtggtggtggtggtgtttgtgggggagaagaaacattaaaaaaaaaacagaaacagaaaaaaaaacaaaagagaagatgaTTGAGGGGAGCATCATCACGAAAAACGCAAgcatacgaaaaaaaaaatgttagcaGCTATATGATtcagtatatatatatatatatatatatatatgtttgtatagCGTAAAtcacaagaacaaaaatacaaaaaaaaaaagagcaaaaaaaaaagccttcAGCCCCAAGCACAGAAGGCGTTCGTTACATCAAACAGATTAaataagaggaaaggaaggaggagaatgagagagggagaaaaaaaaaaagaaactacaaGTGGAGATACAATAAAtgacaaaatgaaaagaagaaggaggaaacccACCGCActgcaaaggaaaaaggaaaaaaaaggaaaaaaagggaaaagggaagggagggaaaaaaagaaacaaaagaaattcaCTCAGGAGAGTTGGAGGAACGCACACGCACCcacccccccaaaaaaaaagaaaaaaaaaggaaacaagaaagagaaagccATACCACAACAGTACCCTTTCACTTGGTCTTTCAATcccctttcttgttttctttttttttttttcaccctctcTTCGTTCCTCTAACGTTGgcgataacaaaaaaaaagaacaggtAAATGTGAGGGAGGAATGGAGGAggaataagaaggaaaaaaaaagaaaacaagaaagcaacaacatcaatacTGTAAACAGAACCAACCGTCATGCATTCGCACCTACAACAGCGCACCGAGGCATACCACAAGGGCTAATTTACAAATTACAATaacaaggcaaaaaaaaaaaagaaagcgggAAATTAATGGGGTTTCAACCACACTCCCGTCCGCTCAACTACGGcactgaaaagaaaaagaaaggacaaCAAAATATCGCCTACACGATGCACACacagttcttcttttttttttttcgcccattttttttttccacggcTCTGCATTCTAAactccattttccttttcgacGATCTCTCGCGTTCGCCACCGTTGTAAGTTTCACATGCGTTTATACGGGGTACGtgatggaaaaataaaagaaaaaaatgagtgctcGCATTCCATTCTTTAAAGGTAGTAGTAATAGTAGCATTATGACCAGGgaggtaaaaggaaaaaaaagaaaatgggaggggaacaataaaagaaaagagcagaGGAAGACTACGATTTATTGAAAGGCCCGAAAGCGGTCAAACCACACTTGCTGAAACCCAACGCTTTTCTTCCAACTATCTACCAACCCAACTTCCCATTAAATAACTCACTCCTCGTCTCCTTTACAAGGCGTCTCTCCATCCCGTTTCTCTGGAGTACGAGGGAATAATGAGCCACATAATCCCGGCAAACAACccgcttcctcttttttacctttcgCACATCTTTGCTTTGATAAGGAGTGCACTCCTAATTGTGGGGCGGAATTCCTCTTTATAGCACAGTTGCTCGTGAGAACCTCCTGATTTGGCAACGTACCACTGCCACCGTCAAACTCCCTGTTGTGCACATCCCTTGGGGTGGTCGCCACCGACGGCGAGACATTTGTTTGATTTCCCCGTGGTTCGATGGGAGGTAATTCAACTTTTTCACAAAAAGGCATGTCATGACATTCCAAAGGGCTTCCACCGGGAGAAACAACACGCGTCGAACGCCGGCTCAGCCGTCTTACTGGTTTCATAACGGTACCTCCCCAATTCGAACCTGAGAGGGGTTCGACATCACCACTTTTTGTGGTTGCATTGAGTTTTAGCGAGGCGTCGAAGGGATTGTCAATCCACCTAGGACTCATGGGAAGCGAAATTGCAACCGAATTATCGCCGCTGCGTTCCCTTAACAACCACGAAACATCTTCAGCATCTTTTTCGGGTTCGGTTAATGTCAAGGCTTCCTCTATATCCTTCTCCGTAACGCAAACCAAGGTGTCGTCACACGCGTCACCAGAactcttatttttgtggaTCATTGCCTTAAATGCTTCGACAGCATGGCATGCGGTTATGCGGTTCTTGGGGTCGCGATCAAGCATCCTACGAAGCAAATTTTCCCAGTCTTCCCCATACTCAGTTGGTATCACAGGAAGGTTGGAGTCCATAATATCGTCTATATTAGAGAAGGGAAGTCTTCCGGTAAGAAGAATGTACAATGTGACACCCATTGCCCATACATCAACTGGTTTTGCATACGACCTATCGCCTTTCCAGATCTCAGGGGCAATAAACAATATTGTCCCCTTTGTGCCCTGTATAGGCATCCCTGGTCCACATGAGGCGTTGGCTCTACTGGCTGCTAAGCTTTCTTGCATTATTTGTTCTACCCTCTCCCGTGCGCTTACGTCAAAAACCTCAGCCACGCCAAAGTCCGCCAAATacgctcttccttctttactAACGAGTATATTTTCCGGTTTGATATCTCGATGcgctattttgtttttgtgcagaTAGTCTAATCCAGAAAAAATCTGCCGAGCGTACTTCGCGAGTTGTCCAGGAGGAATAGGTGTGCAGACCTCCTCCTCGGGATCGCCAGTGGGACTACACCTAATGCGGCCGATAGGTCCACCGTCGATGTATTTCATTACAAGGTAAATTTTTCTAGCACTGGGATCGTCAATAACCTCGTACAGTGGAACGATATGTTTGTGCTTCAGCTTCTTCATGAGCGCAATTTCCCGCTGCAAGGCACTAAATCTCTCCTGCGCTGCCGTTTGCAGGCCGAACCGCGTCTTTGCCACGGGTCGACACACTTGCTTAATAGCCACAAGCGTATCGGTCTGGGTGTTGTACCCCAACTTCACCTTACCGAACGATCCCCTTCCGATTTCTTTGAGCACCTGGTAATTGTTTATAAACTTCCCGCCGTCATCTCTCTTATCCACTCGAAGTTCACCCGTAATGCGTGCCGACCGCTGCCGTGCAAGGCTACAACTGCTATTGAGTGAAGAAGTGCAGGACGCATTTGTTGCATTTGGAAGTACCTGTATGGGACAAACTCCACATAGCGCCCCACCACGGCATGACCTGGATCCGGCTGTCTTTCGACTAGCGAAACTAACCAATGATATTATTTCGGGATCCGTGGCACCTTCACACTCCCCATCAGGGAGACGGGAGGGGCATCGTAAATCCTGCCCTTTATTTTTCGCTTGCCAAATTTCAGAGAGACAAGATTCATTTCTAGTGATCTCCTTATTGTACGAGTCACTACACCCATTGTCGGCCCCTTTAACCATATGAGACGAAAAACCGCGGCCTCTGTCCAGGCTGGCATTACTTCTTTGTTTCGGTGTCGCCATCGACAAAAAGTGGGGGAGCTGCTCCGTGCATTCCTCCTGAGTCATTATACCCAGACAGTgcgtattcctttttttttttgattgctGCGTCCTTCTTTGCGTCCTAAAGttatcaatatatatatatatatatagcacgtttcctctcttctttgaGTTGTAAACGCGCGTAATGGTCTTGGCGCCGCCGCTGTACTGCAAAATGCGGGCGTGTAAGTGTCCTTAGAGATACAAATaatcaaataaataattatataattatatatatatgtaccccCGCGAGGAGTCGGGATATaactttcttccctcccttattttttttttcgtacccacacacacccttttcgttttttcttcgaTTCCCTTACCAGATAAAAGAATGTATATAAGTTTTTTGTGTAATTACAATTAAGTATTTAGAACTGAAGgtattcccttttctttcccttaacTATGTGATGAtacgttttccccctttttacgCTGACGCACTTCCCTTTACTCACCTatatgttgttttgtttgtttgtttgtttgttcgtctattattattatttctttttttttttttcgtattctCGATGTCGGTTCTAGTCGCCAAATAAACTTCCCACTGCTTAAGCCTTCGTGTGTTCAAGTCAGTACACCGCCTTTACTCTTCCAGCCTCCGGTGTCGTGGTGGccaaaacaatgaaaacacTAATGAAAGCTCGCTAAATCGGATTATTATGCCAACAGTAGCAGTATcaataacagaaaaatgTATATTGTAATTATTTCTGCTTCAGCTACCGACAGGTTTGCAGTAGGCGGCGAATGAAAGAGGCAACCACTTGACAAAGCAGTTGCGCCTATGCGTGTGCGCTTATAAAAAGATATTGATGTCAAGAGGTAGAGAGAAGGcaatgaaaggaaaggaaagggaagaaagaaaaaaaaaaaaaaaaagaggcataaAGGAAAGTAGAGTGTTGAGCAGTTTTAGTTACTCGGTTAGTTGTGAAAACAGTGGCAGTAATAATGGCAGAGTCCAGACACTTAACCGCATGAATATGAGGGGCGCCCCCGTAAGAGCATGTAAAAGGAGacatgtacacacacacacacacacacacacaccgatatatgtaaatatacGGGTATGTATGCATGATGAGAGGTCTCACTAACTCCATCACAACAGTCAGCGAACATTCAAAATTTAACAAGCGTTATGGTTCTGCCTCAACAGGAAAATACGGTTCTCTCGCATCTTCGATGTTACAACACCGGCCTATTCTTAGAAACTAGGGACACCCAAATGAAtagaagagagggagaaaaaaaaatataatgaagCAGCAGAACAACCAGtcaaggagagaaaaaggtcAATGAAAGAGGtacacgaaaagaaacaggcaAATTCAGCAGAGCCACCGAACGTGTAAAATCAAATGTGGGAACAGGGAAGAAGGGTTGTGCAGGTGAGCTGAGCAGTTGAGAGCAAAACACTTTGAGGCGAGCTGAACACATCGCATTTACGGGCTAACGGGCACAGTAGGTAAGATACTGTAAAAATGGCACGCGTCGCCCCCTTCTTCTCCTCCCAcgcagaaaatgaaagaggatTATAGAGGTGTATGACCAGCGTCACTTTCCTGTTGTGTCACACACATGGCCATTGGGTGATCAATCcacgctgttttttttttttgcgatcTCCCTTCTCGCCTCCCTCTTCTACCAATGCTCCTCTACCTCATATCAGGCCTCTTCTTCGCTCTTTACTTCCCATTCcacccttctcctccttcttccgcGGTTCTTTGCCTTCCCCCacctttaaaatttttttttcttcctttgtttgttttcctcctcaccaaATTCTGTCCACATTCTTTTTCCCACAGGTGCACGCGCCTCAATCCTCTTCGGCAAGGCGCCTTCTCCTTGCGGCCTCCTCCTCGCGCTCTTTTTCTACCTCAACGACGAACCTGTGCAATTCGGTGTCGCTCATGTAAGCCGCCTTACCGCGCTCCAGCACCAGGAGTTCAATGTTTTTCGACCCACTTTCAACAGCCTCAAGAAGCGCCTTAATTGCAAAGTGCACGCAACGATCCCGCGTCATGCCATCCTGATAGTTTTTTTCCATAAATTCGAGCACAACCTTGTCATTTCGGCCGATTGCTGCTGCATTCCACGCTGAACTCGTTCCAGACGGCTCCGTCTTCCACAACTGCGGCTGCCCATTTTCATTAAAGCCACCAATGATGGTTGAAACACCGTACGGTCTGCTGCCGCTTGATTGCGTAGAACGTTGCTGTACCCTTGCCACGTACCGCACGAGCAGGTCAACGTCAATGGCGTCTTCGTAGCTCAAGCGGAAGCGTTGACATTCCAGTTGTGCGTGATTCACAACCACACGGGCGTCGGCAGAGAGACCTGCGGAAGCGAGATAAATATGCTCGTCAAGTTTGTATATTTTGCGTGTCGTACGGCTGTCCTGCAGTTTTTGCACTGATTTTTTCTCCACAGCAAAGATAATGCTGTCCTTCCCTTTCACACCAACTGCACAGAGACCCTTGCGAACGGCCTCTTGCGCATACTCAACCTGGAACAAATGTCCATCGGGACTAAACACAGTAATTGCGCGATCGTAGCTCATACTATTTCGGATAAGTGTGTATACGTATGTACGTACGTGCAAGTAATTAACAAATAGGCCTGCAGCcgccttccttcctttcctttccttgaGAACTTCCTTTTGTTACAACCGGTAAACCTTAGTTAATGTTTCCTCCAACTTCCTTCAAACCGCATAGAGTGCAAATGGGAGAATGCAATTTTAATTTAAAGTGAGAGGAGAATCAAAAAACTGAAAGCGATATGCAGAGAGGTCATACGCACATGTTCAGACGTCCAAAGAAATACCAATGAGTACGGACCAATCGAAAGATAAGGGGAGAATACCGCGAGTCAACACAAACATTCATAATAAGTCCTATCCTTActatctttttctccctttcccctcttgtaAGTGTGATAGGACTCTGCGCTGATAGTTATGATTGAGGCCGTTGCGGACAAGTGGAACGGACGCACGTTTGCGGCCAGCAGTAAACTAGCAGTGAACAAATGTTGGCACCACAGCGTAACCGAATGGGTCCACACCGTAAAAATCAACATCCCTCAGTGCCACTGCCCCCTCTGTTAAGAGGTGTACAGAACCTAAATAAAACCCCTCAAATTTGCACTCAAATTTGCAGTCCGAAGCCATGCAACTCTTCACTAGTTCCAGCAGGTGAGCCAAGCGTACATTACCTGCCACATCTGCTGCTGCGTCATTTGGTTGCAGCAAGCATCTCGACAAACGCAAGCGAGTGTTTACTGCGTACAAGAAAGCGTGACCAAGATCCACTTCCGATTGCGTAATTATCACAACAGCCACGCGAAGGTCCTGCGCAACGCTCTTCATTGCGTTCATAAGCGCTGCAACGGCGTTGTGCCGTTCAATTACCTCCCCATCCATACCAGTAAAGGTCCGACGTACCATGGCGCTAAAATCATCCACCACCACGAGGCGTACGCCGTCATTCAGCATAATATTCTCACGGAGAACAGGCATATGCTCCAGAAGCTGCCCGAGCGTTGGGATTGTTACTATTGCCAACTGTTGTAGCGCAGTTTCTGCATCTCCGCCAAACCTGTCGGGTTCAGCAGCATTGCTTCCATTGTTGTCACCTCTATATGTACCAAGTGTAGACCGTAGGTAACCGGCGGTGGCTCTGGTTGAAAATGGATGCTGATTGCTGCTGATCCAAAGTGTATGATACTTTCCATTACCCCTGCCTTCTCTTGCCAGAGTTGCCGCACGCCCAGCGAGATTGAGCGCCAGGGCTGTCTTACCCGTGCCACTTGCCCCGGTAATCTCCGTGACTAAGCCACACTTCACGCCGCCAGCAAGCACATCATCTAGACACTTATGGCCAGTGGATATCACCCCAAAACAACTGGAGGAGAGTTGGTCTTCAACGGAAATGGGAAGAAGCGTGGAATCGGGAGAGTTAACGATGGTGTGGCTTATGTGTCTGTAGAGAAGCTCCACATCATCCAGCGAGGCGTCTAGCATCTGTGAAACATCGCAAGGGGGTTGCAGTAGCACGTTTTCAAGACGCGTGCCGTTCCCATAACCTGGAAGGCCCTCCAACTTCTTCAGCATAACTTGAACACGCTCCATTTGGAGTGGATCTGCTTCTTGTGTGGTAAGTTCATCAGAATCACTAAGATCTACTACAGGCTTCTGTGCCAAGTTGACGAAGTCAtccccctcatcatcatcatcatcagagtTGCTGTTTGCATAGTCATGTGCCACTGGCCAGAGTGCATCCATCCATTAACACTACCCTCCCACTTCTACACAAATTAAAGTGAGGTAAAACAATAAGGTAAGTTACGCAAACATGCAAGCGCGAGCCGCCTTCGTTTCATTTTTCCGCGACTTATAGGCGATTGCAGCTTCCACTCTATTATAGCTCACCCCCACCATGCATTCCCGTTTTTTTCGATATTATTAACGTAGAGAGGTACTGCAATAACCGAGTTAAAGGTTAAAAAACGAAACGTTTCAAATTGTGTGGTCTAACCTGTCGCCTCCTTGGTGAAGTGCATCGGTGCTGTACtgcaaggacaaaaaaaaaaaaagaaaaatactcaCGATCGCTATCATTGCCTTCTATTCAGTTGTTCGTCAAAGTTCGCTCGAAGGCCTCGTTCATTTTCAGAGCCAGGTCTATATCCTTCTGCGTCACCCTATTCCCTGCATCGTGTGTTGTAAGCCGGACGGAAACCTTGTTGTACTTATTTTCCCAGGTAGGATGGTGCCCTGCGGCCTCACACTCAACAGCCACCGCGTTCATAAACTTAATGGCGTCCGAAAAATCCTTGAAAGTAAACTCCCGGTGGATAATACCGCTGTTGTTTCCGTCTACCCTCCACTCGGGCAGTTTTAACAGTGCACGTGATATggcaggaaaggaaagtggtTGTGGACGCATGCAATAATAAACACACCGCCGCATTGTCTCAACAACCGGACTGATTGAAGAAAACATCgttaacaataaaaaaaagaatggagaaAACCGTAGTCAAGAGTCATGATTTGCCAGAGGGCAACCGGAGAGAAAGTAATGAAAGCAGAAGGAACGATCAAAAGTAAGAGGTAAGCAgaagtgtgtgtttgtgtgtgtgtgtgggggggggttagggtggaaagggagcTCGGCTCATGTCAGTGTGGAATTATACGCACATTTGTACACTAGTTCCCTTTAGACATTGTTGGAGTGAAACAGGAAGGAAGGTAGCTGTTGAGCGGCATTCCACCAGCACATTTGTCCCTCCCCCGCTCATCGCCGTCTGCCTTTACTCACACGAGTGTCTGAACTACAGAGAATGGGTGAATCTCCTTCTATGAGCTGCTTTAGCGCTAGAAGCTCCTTCTCGTCCTCCACCATCTGTCGCAAAGTATCCTGCAGTCGATTCATCTCAACCTCCAGGAGTTCCATTTCATTCTCCAAGTGGTCCGCGAGCGCCCGCACGGCCGCACCGGTTTCTCTGGGTTCCACATGCATCCCAAGTCAAACTGAAACAAGGAGATTCCAGGCAATGTCCAAACGCCGTTGATGTAATGATGTACGTGCTCCCTCTGTACGGTGTAGCAAGTGCAAATGAGCTTCCGCtacctttttcgttttctttgttttttcttttcgattTTCCCGCACGCGCTGCAATGTTtacagtttttttcttgtacttTATTCAGTGGGGTAAAGAATCAACAGTGGAATAGAGTTATGAATAAAGGGGAGGTACGGCGAATCGTACACACAACGCAGAAAGCGACCCGTCCTTCTTACGGCAACAAGTGACGTGTAGCAGTGTGTGCACTTAGTTTGTGGTTTTTGGATCAGCAAGTTGGCACTCCAGAGATATTATCATTAATATGGGTGATCATGTTAcccttcccctctctttctttcttctcttttccaagCAAAATTCTTGTCACTTACCAACTTGCTTCCTTCACACTAAAGCCTACGTTTACCGATAGGGGCTGCGTCCCACTTACAGACACCTTTCTACATAACCATGAGGCTGCATAGCACACACCTTTTCCGCTCCCTGCATCAGCGGTACGCCCATTTCTCCAAATCCCAGCATCCACCGTCCTGTTTACTCCGAAACCCCTCGCCCATACGTGCGGCTCTCGCACTTTTCACCGCATGCAAAAGAACTGAAAGCTCGAAACGGCTCGGTCCACAACAGTGATGCAAGGTGCGATGCAACGCCTGAGAAATGTAAGCAATCAACGCGACGAGGACACCACTAAGAAAGAAATCTATCCAAATAAATAGCACGCGAAAAGAGGCCTAGTTGGCTCACGTGGGGTTCCTCCGTCGATTAATTACACATGTAGCGAATGAACCACCACCCAGTTCAAACATTTGCTGTCGATGAAGAAGGAACGCGCACGCAAGTACCCACACCACACGATGTTCCCCCCCCCGTCAAACGATATACCGAAGCACATCCAACGGCGTACCAAGCGTAACCTCCACCAGGACATCGTTTTTCACAGCGTTTGTAATGGCATCGTAGTCCTTCGTTGTTATGCGCTCAACAGGAATATCCACCTCTGCTTCATCTGCAGAACCAACACCGTCGTTCGCCACAAGCAAACCAACGGCGCCCGCAGATTGGGCCCTCACGGCTTGTGTACCGTGTGAGCACTGACCACCATGAGTCAGGAGTACCGCATCAACCCAGTGAGGATCCACTTTATCTCCGTTGCAAAGCGCACCCATTTCTACCAGAATAACTTTCCCATGATTATTCCTCCCCGTCAGAGGCGTGGTACCATAGTCAGGAACGGTGGACAACATGTTTCGCTTTGCGAGGTAGAGAGGTCGGTGGACTACGAGCGATGTGACTGGCACCGCAGCACCGAGcagagcaacaacaattgtGAAGACGACTCTCAACCACAGCGCCATCTTGTCCAGCCCCTCAGTAAAAATTCCCAATTCTTCAAACTTTGTGTATCGTATCTGTTATCCAAATCTCAACTTCTGCCCACTTTCAACATGCTACACACCCCATTGTACACAtatgaaaaagaggggagcgCACCAAAGAGGAGTGAAAAAGTGACTGAATAAGCAGAAAAGGGCAAAACACGGTACACTCAGTCAAGGACTATGACCAACGGACAaataacacacacaacatCCTCTTCACCATTTCTGTTGCAATTCCCTAAATTTTCCGTTACTTCTCCCTGGAAGAGAAGCTCATACCCACGTactaaaagcaaaaaaaaaaataataagaatggACGACAACTCACACGAAATACCTGCCACAAGTCGAAACTGACCCatctcgaaaaaaaaaggcaggtGATGTTGAAAGATAAGCCACAACGCCACCCCGAATACAACCTCGTGCCATTACAAACATTTACTACAAATATCAAACGATAAGAGCCCTCCGGCGAAacataataatgaaaaagagaatgaaCAGCGACAAAATGGTCGAGTAACAACACCAACTAAAAAAAAGCTAATCACTATCCCCACAATGACCAGTAGGAAAATTAAATGTGGGAAAACGAATGAGCCAGAAGCGACACATTTGATAGTTTAAAAACgaaactgaagaaaaaaaaatacaacaaacgGAACCAGtacagcaaacaaaagataaaaaaaaaatagcaccactcaaaaataatagtaataataatattgtttAACGGTCGAAAGCACTTTATTAGCAAccataaagaaaaacactttTCTTAATGGTGCCTCAACCCCTCACAGTTCTCCCCTCTTGTTCACCTTGAGCAAGTTATGCCACATGTTGTGAGACTCATCAATCACCTTCATTGCGTATTCCTTGTCCTTGAATTCACCATCGAAAGCAAAATGGCTCGCTTCACCACCCTGACAAATCTTGTACACACGGAACCACTCACGGATGGCATCAAGACATCCAGGAAGGAACTTCGGTACGTCATGGATGTCTTTCATGAAACGACATATAGGATCGTTGTGGGATATGCAAACAACTTTCCAATCCATCTTGCCCTCGTCAATCATTCCAAGCACACCTAGCACTTTTACTGCACTCACCTGACCGACTTTGAATTGCGTCATCCCGATCTCAACAGCATCTACGGGGTCATTGTCACCAGTCACCCCAGCCTCGAATAACACCTCTGTGCTCTCCCATGTCTGTGGAAACGCACCATAGTTCCACATCATATCACCATGCTTGTAGAACCGAGGTACGCCATTCTTGATATCCTGCTTTATGGGATTAAATGACTCTCCAGTCGCGATCTCAAACTTTGCGCGCGTCCACTTAGGGATCTCACAGATGAAATTGTAGCGATTCATTGGTGTCGCCTCGGGCTTTGTTCGCACAAGATCACGTACATACAGCGGGATGTCATGCCACGGCGATACCTGCCGCTCCCTACCGGTTTCCAAATCCCTGAAGAAGTACAGTACGCGGTAGCTGGGTGTGTACATTTCACCTTTCTCGTGCACAACCAACTGCTGCTGGTGATACGGCATGGAGAAATCGGCAGACACCATCGAGAAACATTTCGTCCTGGAATGTACAGGATGGGAACACCACCACGCCCAAAACTTCTCAAATGTCACGTGACCATCGATAGCATTGATTTCAGCTTTCATGGCCTTCACATCCCCATCGCTCATGTTACGGCCCAAGTACCTGCATACCTCTTCCACTTTGTCAGGCGTGAGGTAGCCAAGATGCGTCACATCGAATGCTGAGAATAATCGACTCATGATCTTTTTGATCATTGGTTGAGTGAAATCATCCTTATCGTAGGCGGCAAGATCCAGTTCGCTCACCTTCCGGTCAACCGCCTCCTGAATAGGCTCTGCGACGTCGGCCTCAGAACCCCTGCCGGTACTTATGTTGGTACCAAGTGATGCCGAGAAAGGCAGCCCCGCCACTTCGGCAGAAGCCAAATCTTGGGGAGACGTTCGATCACTGCGCGAATCCACACCGTGTGTGTTGTTCATATCTACAGTTGGCACTTTAAAAGgcggaagagggaaagcaatCGATTAAAACACAAAGTACATAGAAACAACGACATATTCCGGCGTGATAGTTGTATCGCATACCAACTTCTTCCACTCCAAAATACTCGCAGCTTAGACACTCAAATGCTTTGCTTAGCGATGCTTAACGCTGCCTGCATGCGCGCCAGAGTTCTTCTTCTGCTGTCGACCTCACTGGCTAGGCACACCCGAGTGGTAATATCGGTTGTTGTAACAAATGGAGTGGAAATTTCTTTAACCGTTACCAGTTAGTTGTCCCCTTCCTCACCATTACGCACCAAAGTCAGCTAACTATACCGTGTGGAGCAAATGAACTGACAAATAAATGGAAGGTAAGCACTGATATAGAACAGTGAACCGTACTATCATTATAGGATGGCGTTCACCCACCGCGGTTCCACGGCGGCACCAACCTCTCTTCAGCCATAACAAAATTCAAACTCACGAAGGTAATAACGTAGCTAGCTAAACATCTATGTTGTGCCAAGCCATTCACTGGCAGCTGAGGTGCTTCCCAGTAACGCGTGAGCCTCGTTGGTTTTCTTGGCTCAGCACCCTTTCGCGTAAGAGGTCTTGCAACCCAAATTGTCACCTTCAACTCCGAATACAGGAACATACCAGCGTGTGGTGCAAACCCACCATCtcaagagaagaaaggtgaCTTCCCGAGTAATCTGGAGAGCAGACACCCTGAGAGAGATTATGCCACTTGACAGCTGCATCAGAATAGCCACATGGCGCCAGCACACTCATGGGAGATTTGTGGTTATAATTGATATGCAAGACTGCCATCCCGGAGGAAACCGTTCGACCAGTGTCTGCATCTGCCGCAACCCACCATGTCCCGCAAACCGTTCACTGCATGCCACACTCCTCCACACAGCGTGGCGT
Proteins encoded in this window:
- a CDS encoding hypothetical protein, conserved (GPI-Anchor Signal predicted for Tb11.02.4850 by DGPI v2.04 with cleavage site probability 0.13599999 near 120); translated protein: MLLLSCFLFFSFLFLLHSSLTFTCSFFLLSPTLEERREGEKKKKKTRKGIERPSERVLLWYGFLFLVSFFFLFFWGGGCVCVPPTLLSEFLLFLFFPPFPFPFFSFFFLFPLQCGGFPPSSFHFVIYCISTCSFFFFFSLSHSPPSFPLI
- a CDS encoding protein kinase, putative (curated by M. Parsons, P. Ward, J. Mottram; similar to GB:BAC19840.1: Ca2+/calmodulin-dependent protein kinase kinase beta-3 {Homo sapiens;}); translation: MTQEECTEQLPHFLSMATPKQRSNASLDRGRGFSSHMVKGADNGCSDSYNKEITRNESCLSEIWQAKNKGQDLRCPSRLPDGECEGATDPEIISLVSFASRKTAGSRSCRGGALCGVCPIQVLPNATNASCTSSLNSSCSLARQRSARITGELRVDKRDDGGKFINNYQVLKEIGRGSFGKVKLGYNTQTDTLVAIKQVCRPVAKTRFGLQTAAQERFSALQREIALMKKLKHKHIVPLYEVIDDPSARKIYLVMKYIDGGPIGRIRCSPTGDPEEEVCTPIPPGQLAKYARQIFSGLDYLHKNKIAHRDIKPENILVSKEGRAYLADFGVAEVFDVSARERVEQIMQESLAASRANASCGPGMPIQGTKGTILFIAPEIWKGDRSYAKPVDVWAMGVTLYILLTGRLPFSNIDDIMDSNLPVIPTEYGEDWENLLRRMLDRDPKNRITACHAVEAFKAMIHKNKSSGDACDDTLVCVTEKDIEEALTLTEPEKDAEDVSWLLRERSGDNSVAISLPMSPRWIDNPFDASLKLNATTKSGDVEPLSGSNWGGTVMKPVRRLSRRSTRVVSPGGSPLECHDMPFCEKVELPPIEPRGNQTNVSPSVATTPRDVHNREFDGGSGTLPNQEVLTSNCAIKRNSAPQLGVHSLSKQRCAKGKKEEAGCLPGLCGSLFPRTPEKRDGETPCKGDEE
- a CDS encoding proteasome subunit alpha 7 (curated by J. Mottram), whose translation is MSYDRAITVFSPDGHLFQVEYAQEAVRKGLCAVGVKGKDSIIFAVEKKSVQKLQDSRTTRKIYKLDEHIYLASAGLSADARVVVNHAQLECQRFRLSYEDAIDVDLLVRYVARVQQRSTQSSGSRPYGVSTIIGGFNENGQPQLWKTEPSGTSSAWNAAAIGRNDKVVLEFMEKNYQDGMTRDRCVHFAIKALLEAVESGSKNIELLVLERGKAAYMSDTELHRFVVEVEKEREEEAARRRRLAEED
- a CDS encoding pterin-4-alpha-carbinolamine dehydratase, putative, translated to MFSSISPVVETMRRCVYYCMRPQPLSFPAISRALLKLPEWRVDGNNSGIIHREFTFKDFSDAIKFMNAVAVECEAAGHHPTWENKYNKVSVRLTTHDAGNRVTQKDIDLALKMNEAFERTLTNN
- a CDS encoding hypothetical protein, conserved (GPI-Anchor Signal predicted for Tb11.02.4900 by DGPI v2.04, no cleavage site predicted) — encoded protein: MALWLRVVFTIVVALLGAAVPVTSLVVHRPLYLAKRNMLSTVPDYGTTPLTGRNNHGKVILVEMGALCNGDKVDPHWVDAVLLTHGGQCSHGTQAVRAQSAGAVGLLVANDGVGSADEAEVDIPVERITTKDYDAITNAVKNDVLVEVTLGTPLDVLRYIV
- a CDS encoding acidocalcisomal pyrophosphatase, with amino-acid sequence MNNTHGVDSRSDRTSPQDLASAEVAGLPFSASLGTNISTGRGSEADVAEPIQEAVDRKVSELDLAAYDKDDFTQPMIKKIMSRLFSAFDVTHLGYLTPDKVEEVCRYLGRNMSDGDVKAMKAEINAIDGHVTFEKFWAWWCSHPVHSRTKCFSMVSADFSMPYHQQQLVVHEKGEMYTPSYRVLYFFRDLETGRERQVSPWHDIPLYVRDLVRTKPEATPMNRYNFICEIPKWTRAKFEIATGESFNPIKQDIKNGVPRFYKHGDMMWNYGAFPQTWESTEVLFEAGVTGDNDPVDAVEIGMTQFKVGQVSAVKVLGVLGMIDEGKMDWKVVCISHNDPICRFMKDIHDVPKFLPGCLDAIREWFRVYKICQGGEASHFAFDGEFKDKEYAMKVIDESHNMWHNLLKVNKRGEL